Proteins co-encoded in one Marinobacter qingdaonensis genomic window:
- a CDS encoding HAMP domain-containing sensor histidine kinase: MTRRFMFPLFWRIFLAIWLAMAITLVISNLATRTLLDRERQAIERQVGLQDLAQEAIRIRQQQGRADAWRFLQGEGKRLELHLILIEQEDNARRLPKAVRERLKSDWYPQKPAVIRLADGYRLIAWPRMHGEGWLDPKFFRVIEFGLAFVLISLACWLIARFVSRPLRHMESTAQQIAAGETKLRVSERIATRRDEVGQLATAFNAMTEQLCTLLERQKHLLRDISHDLRTPLTRQRIAIELASDGGADPSLMASILRQNERLEAMTAQILTLYRVAEQGGDIEREPVPPVKLLNQVLRDAADYAKHQGVECTLAVADEARSLSILGDAGLLQRAFDNILQNALDHTPPGKRVRVRMGETGGWLRIDLEDEGPGVAAEHLPHLFEPFYRADKARGGNGWGLGLAIARDIVSAHDGRLRADNADTGGLRIRVELPVFTGPGF; the protein is encoded by the coding sequence GTGACGCGGCGCTTCATGTTCCCCCTGTTCTGGCGGATTTTCCTGGCCATCTGGCTGGCCATGGCGATCACCCTGGTGATCAGCAACCTCGCCACCCGGACCTTGCTGGACCGGGAACGTCAGGCCATCGAGCGCCAGGTGGGCCTGCAGGACCTGGCCCAGGAAGCCATCCGCATCCGCCAGCAGCAGGGGCGGGCCGACGCCTGGCGCTTCCTGCAGGGCGAGGGCAAGCGCCTGGAATTGCACCTGATCCTGATCGAACAGGAGGACAACGCCCGGCGCCTGCCCAAGGCCGTGCGCGAGCGCTTGAAATCCGACTGGTACCCCCAGAAGCCGGCGGTGATCCGGTTGGCCGATGGCTACCGGCTGATTGCCTGGCCCCGCATGCACGGCGAGGGCTGGCTGGATCCGAAGTTCTTCCGCGTCATCGAATTCGGACTCGCGTTCGTGTTGATTTCCCTGGCCTGCTGGCTGATCGCCCGGTTCGTTTCCCGGCCGCTGCGGCACATGGAAAGCACCGCGCAACAGATTGCCGCGGGTGAGACCAAGCTGCGGGTGAGCGAACGCATCGCCACTCGACGGGACGAGGTGGGGCAACTGGCTACCGCGTTCAACGCCATGACCGAGCAGCTCTGCACCCTGCTGGAGCGCCAGAAACACCTGCTGCGGGACATCTCCCACGACCTGCGTACCCCGCTGACCCGGCAGCGTATCGCCATTGAGCTGGCCAGCGATGGCGGCGCCGACCCGTCCCTGATGGCCAGCATCCTGCGCCAGAATGAACGCCTGGAAGCCATGACCGCGCAGATCCTGACCCTGTACCGAGTGGCGGAACAGGGCGGTGACATCGAACGGGAGCCGGTGCCGCCGGTCAAACTGCTGAATCAGGTACTGCGGGATGCTGCCGACTACGCCAAGCACCAGGGCGTGGAGTGCACCCTGGCGGTGGCCGACGAGGCAAGGTCGCTGTCCATCCTTGGCGATGCCGGCCTGTTGCAACGTGCCTTCGACAACATTCTGCAGAACGCGCTCGATCATACCCCGCCGGGCAAGCGGGTTCGGGTTCGCATGGGTGAGACTGGAGGCTGGCTCCGGATTGACCTGGAAGATGAGGGGCCGGGGGTCGCGGCGGAGCATCTGCCGCACCTGTTCGAGCCGTTTTACCGGGCCGACAAGGCCCGCGGCGGCAACGGTTGGGGGCTGGGCCTGGCCATTGCCCGGGACATTGTCAGTGCCCATGACGGCAGGCTGCGCGCAGACAACGCCGACACCGGTGGGTTGCGCATCCGGGTGGAACTACCGGTGTTTACCGGGCCCGGTTTCTGA
- a CDS encoding translation initiation factor Sui1 produces the protein MAKRSAGGLVFSTEQGRMCPGCRQPVADCICGQPARPEGDGIVRVSRETKGRKGKGVTLVTGIPLDDKELKAFAKVLKAKCGTGGTVKDGVVEIQGDQRDLLVPLLEAKGWTVKRSGG, from the coding sequence ATGGCGAAGCGATCCGCAGGCGGACTGGTTTTTTCCACCGAACAGGGGCGCATGTGCCCGGGCTGCCGGCAGCCGGTCGCTGACTGCATCTGCGGCCAACCCGCCCGACCGGAAGGCGATGGCATCGTACGGGTGAGCCGCGAGACCAAGGGCCGGAAGGGCAAGGGTGTGACCCTGGTGACCGGCATTCCGCTGGACGACAAGGAGCTGAAGGCCTTTGCCAAGGTCCTGAAGGCCAAGTGCGGCACCGGCGGCACGGTCAAGGATGGGGTGGTCGAGATCCAGGGCGACCAGCGTGACCTGCTGGTACCCCTGCTCGAAGCCAAGGGCTGGACCGTCAAGCGCTCCGGCGGTTGA
- a CDS encoding response regulator transcription factor, producing MQNRVLLVEDDDELRELLSRYLTNQGFTVREAATGRDGLALALGQDCDVVVLDIMLPDISGLEVLRELRAETHLPVALLTARGDETDRIVGFEVGADDYIPKPCNPRELVARLQALLRRIAWDQKTEVSATRRYGDLRVEPGQRRIFQDDAPLDLTATEYEVLQVLLAHAGSVVRKTDLMQWALGRRLEAHDRTLDMHISNLRRKLGNDEPPRIETVRGLGYSYRVPV from the coding sequence ATGCAGAATCGGGTATTGCTCGTCGAAGACGACGACGAACTGCGGGAGCTGCTCTCCCGGTACCTGACCAACCAGGGCTTTACCGTGCGCGAGGCGGCGACCGGCCGGGACGGTTTGGCCCTGGCCCTGGGCCAGGACTGCGATGTGGTGGTTCTGGACATCATGCTGCCGGACATCAGCGGTCTGGAGGTGCTGCGGGAACTGCGCGCCGAGACCCACCTGCCAGTGGCCCTGCTTACCGCCCGGGGCGACGAGACCGACCGCATCGTCGGATTCGAAGTGGGCGCCGACGATTACATCCCCAAACCCTGCAACCCGCGGGAGCTGGTGGCCCGGCTCCAGGCCCTGTTGCGGCGTATTGCCTGGGACCAGAAAACCGAGGTCAGCGCCACCCGGCGCTACGGCGACCTGCGGGTCGAGCCGGGCCAGCGACGCATCTTTCAGGATGACGCCCCGCTGGATCTCACCGCAACCGAGTACGAGGTGCTGCAGGTGCTGCTGGCTCATGCCGGCAGCGTGGTCCGCAAGACCGACCTGATGCAGTGGGCCCTGGGTCGGCGGCTGGAGGCACACGACCGCACCCTGGACATGCACATCAGCAACCTGCGCCGCAAACTCGGCAATGACGAACCGCCCCGGATCGAGACGGTTCGTGGCCTGGGCTACAGCTATCGGGTGCCGGTGTGA
- a CDS encoding DUF4136 domain-containing protein, with protein MRMFTLAVFVLALTGCASNVVTDYNSSAVFGNYATWAFAEGAGSGTVVSLDGRRVQSAIEREMKREALRKVAVDEADLLASWRIVEEERLEQIGVGLGFGLGRGNFGWGLASAPPVREVEEGKLVVELVDTELNEVVWRAASRRYLNENQSPEKRRELIDEVVAEMFSKYPPGLE; from the coding sequence ATGCGTATGTTCACATTAGCTGTATTTGTCCTGGCCCTGACCGGCTGCGCCAGCAATGTGGTGACCGACTACAACTCGTCGGCGGTGTTTGGTAACTACGCCACCTGGGCCTTTGCCGAGGGTGCCGGTAGCGGCACCGTGGTGTCTTTGGATGGCCGCCGGGTGCAGAGTGCCATCGAGCGGGAAATGAAGCGGGAAGCCCTGCGCAAGGTAGCGGTGGACGAGGCGGACCTTCTTGCCTCGTGGCGGATCGTGGAAGAGGAACGCCTCGAGCAAATCGGTGTGGGCCTTGGTTTTGGCCTGGGACGGGGCAATTTCGGCTGGGGCCTGGCGTCCGCGCCCCCGGTGCGTGAAGTCGAAGAAGGCAAGCTGGTGGTGGAACTGGTTGACACCGAGTTGAACGAGGTGGTCTGGCGGGCCGCCAGCCGTCGCTACCTGAACGAAAACCAATCGCCGGAAAAACGCCGGGAACTGATTGATGAGGTGGTCGCGGAGATGTTTTCCAAGTACCCTCCGGGCTTGGAATAA
- a CDS encoding YigZ family protein yields MSKDYPVPAEYLERETEVKKSRFIARVAPVASRDEVKTWLEQAWRDHPDARHVCWAYQIGRPGAAAEAAMNDDGEPSGTAGKPILNVIQHKDMGDVLVMVIRYFGGIKLGAGGLVRAYAGAAESVLSAVPRAVQQPMMNATVTMNFADEQALRHWCNVHDGVVESVDYGPTVSARVSMPEHRVADFTAFCDAQKLDYGFDR; encoded by the coding sequence ATGAGTAAGGATTATCCCGTGCCCGCAGAATACCTCGAGCGGGAGACGGAAGTGAAGAAAAGCCGGTTCATCGCCCGGGTTGCCCCGGTGGCCTCCCGGGACGAGGTCAAGACCTGGCTGGAGCAGGCCTGGCGCGACCACCCGGACGCCCGCCATGTGTGTTGGGCCTACCAGATCGGGCGCCCGGGTGCGGCCGCCGAGGCCGCCATGAACGACGACGGCGAACCCTCGGGCACGGCCGGCAAGCCCATCCTGAATGTGATCCAGCACAAGGACATGGGCGATGTGCTGGTCATGGTGATCCGCTATTTCGGCGGCATCAAGCTGGGCGCGGGCGGCCTGGTCCGGGCCTATGCCGGCGCCGCCGAGAGCGTGTTGTCGGCGGTGCCCCGGGCGGTCCAGCAACCCATGATGAACGCGACCGTCACCATGAACTTCGCCGACGAGCAGGCGCTCAGGCACTGGTGTAACGTGCACGACGGGGTGGTGGAGTCGGTGGATTATGGCCCGACCGTGAGCGCCCGGGTGTCCATGCCGGAGCACCGGGTTGCGGATTTCACCGCCTTCTGCGACGCCCAGAAGCTGGATTACGGTTTTGACAGGTGA